The Oceanispirochaeta sp. genome contains a region encoding:
- a CDS encoding sulfite exporter TauE/SafE family protein: MLIETLSGQDWLILALCALTIGGNKAGLRGISIIVIPIFASYFGGKASSSTVLPLLLLGDLFSVYIYRKSIKWSYLKQLLPSTLLGLTAGMFLGQMVPDRIFIFVMAVFILICLMLMIYKEYSSRNLILPDHWAAHGAAGFTGGISTIMGNAAGPIMALYLLSMNLPKKVFIGTGAVFFFIVNLIKIPIHLFVWESLTWETLKISLFLSPFILLGLFLGLKLVRVIPERPFRMFVILGTLIGTIKLFVG; the protein is encoded by the coding sequence TTGTTAATTGAAACTCTGTCAGGACAGGATTGGCTAATCCTGGCTCTCTGTGCCCTCACTATAGGTGGAAATAAAGCCGGTCTCAGAGGAATCAGTATCATCGTGATTCCCATTTTTGCCTCTTACTTTGGTGGGAAGGCCTCCTCATCTACAGTGTTGCCCCTTCTTCTTCTGGGAGACCTCTTTTCGGTGTATATCTACAGAAAAAGCATTAAGTGGTCCTATCTGAAGCAGCTCCTCCCCTCAACATTGTTGGGATTAACTGCTGGAATGTTTCTGGGTCAGATGGTGCCGGACAGGATTTTTATTTTTGTGATGGCCGTCTTTATCTTGATTTGTCTGATGCTGATGATTTATAAGGAGTATTCAAGCAGAAACCTGATACTTCCTGATCATTGGGCTGCCCACGGGGCTGCGGGATTCACCGGGGGGATTTCCACCATAATGGGGAATGCGGCGGGGCCGATCATGGCCCTCTATCTCCTTTCCATGAATCTGCCCAAAAAGGTGTTTATAGGCACTGGAGCTGTCTTCTTTTTTATCGTGAATCTTATAAAAATCCCTATACATCTCTTTGTCTGGGAGTCATTGACCTGGGAAACACTGAAAATCTCACTGTTTCTGTCTCCCTTTATTCTTCTTGGATTGTTTCTGGGGCTTAAATTGGTCCGGGTCATCCCTGAAAGGCCCTTTCGAATGTTTGTCATTCTGGGAACCCTTATCGGAACTATCAAGCTGTTTGTGGGTTAA
- a CDS encoding fructosamine kinase family protein: protein MTPFPWYGSLQEALEALAGTDIMVRTERSIGGGCISSCSVLTLSTGRQIFIKRNTAVSQDMFLQEAAGLKALAQCRGAPGVPEVFSGGTEGAFSFLLMEYLAPGSRQSSFWEDFGRSLALLHKNDRRICCGFDSDNYIGASRQLNSPIESWIEFFRICRLEYQLKMARDKGRVDRDMVSQLERVMLHLDQVLIPCGEGRSSLLHGDLWSGNFICGPDGKAWILDPAPYYGHREADLAMTELFGGFEPSFYRAYEKEWPLDPGYPERRDLYNLYHMLNHLNLFGGSYKGSVQAIARRYT, encoded by the coding sequence ATGACACCTTTTCCCTGGTACGGATCACTTCAGGAGGCTTTGGAAGCCCTGGCGGGAACTGACATAATGGTTAGAACCGAAAGGAGCATCGGCGGCGGGTGCATCAGCAGCTGCTCCGTCCTGACTCTGTCCACCGGGCGGCAGATTTTTATAAAAAGGAATACCGCCGTCTCCCAGGATATGTTTCTGCAGGAAGCCGCCGGACTGAAGGCCCTGGCACAGTGCAGGGGAGCACCGGGTGTACCAGAAGTCTTTTCCGGTGGTACAGAGGGGGCTTTTTCATTCCTTCTGATGGAATATCTCGCCCCTGGAAGCAGACAAAGCTCTTTTTGGGAAGACTTCGGGCGCTCTCTGGCTTTGCTTCATAAAAATGACCGACGAATCTGCTGTGGATTTGATTCTGACAATTATATTGGAGCCAGTCGGCAGCTCAATTCACCTATAGAGAGCTGGATTGAGTTTTTCAGAATATGCCGTCTGGAGTATCAGCTGAAGATGGCCAGGGATAAAGGACGTGTCGACAGGGACATGGTCTCCCAGTTGGAAAGAGTCATGTTGCATCTGGACCAGGTCCTCATTCCCTGCGGGGAGGGCAGATCCAGTCTGCTCCATGGCGATCTCTGGTCGGGCAATTTTATCTGTGGTCCCGACGGGAAGGCCTGGATTCTAGATCCTGCCCCCTATTATGGCCACAGGGAAGCGGATCTGGCCATGACCGAACTTTTCGGAGGGTTTGAGCCCTCTTTCTATAGAGCCTATGAGAAGGAATGGCCCCTGGACCCGGGTTATCCGGAAAGGCGGGATCTGTATAATCTGTATCATATGCTCAATCATCTTAATCTTTTCGGGGGCAGTTACAAAGGCTCTGTTCAGGCCATTGCCCGCAGGTATACGTGA
- a CDS encoding low molecular weight protein-tyrosine-phosphatase, protein MSDLKVMFVCLGNICRSPLAHAIFEKRAEEAGLNILTESCGMGTWHLGDPADPRMRRTAQDHGVIIDHYSRRFEPSDLDEYDLIIPMDKSNLKDIRAYATSHHEEKIHLMREWDPQGGTDVPDPWYGGPEGFEAVYEIVDRSCRVLVDKLKERLG, encoded by the coding sequence ATGTCCGATTTAAAAGTTATGTTTGTCTGTCTGGGTAATATCTGCCGCTCTCCACTGGCTCATGCTATTTTTGAAAAAAGAGCAGAAGAAGCGGGGCTGAATATATTGACCGAATCCTGCGGGATGGGGACCTGGCATTTAGGAGATCCCGCCGACCCCAGAATGCGCCGAACCGCTCAGGATCATGGGGTGATCATCGATCATTATTCCCGAAGATTTGAGCCTTCCGATCTTGATGAATACGATCTGATTATTCCCATGGATAAGTCTAATCTAAAAGACATCAGGGCTTATGCTACATCTCATCATGAGGAAAAAATTCATCTTATGAGAGAATGGGACCCCCAGGGTGGGACGGATGTTCCCGATCCCTGGTACGGAGGACCCGAGGGATTTGAGGCTGTGTATGAAATAGTAGACAGAAGCTGCCGGGTTCTGGTGGACAAATTGAAAGAGAGATTAGGCTGA
- a CDS encoding GGDEF domain-containing protein, with amino-acid sequence MTITLLIPHISYPLGKTLLDGVRTIAESNGDRVVSLLGSDVRGNIQYKLYNLASNKDVDGLIVYGGGLGQFISEEKVRSFLNQFSSKPLINIAYRVKGHHNLGIDNYQGMKEMVLHLIEEHGHSRIAYIHGPETHPEAVDRIRGYKDALLEHHILYDQDLIIKGDFTPESGYLAAGEIYKLLKDSRISAAAFSCDTMASAAVMELNRLGVSLPNDLALTGFDNSDDAISIQPGITTQDQQIHKLGQEAYTNLIRLIQGDVLPEDIVLPVKPVFRESCGCIPDMIVNVSLNTIDKTMKKEILPLHPFLLSKSSSEEKDFLIKQMFRDIKNDSDHCFIESMFKYKPLMDQFRDQQFQGFSTRKMQDFLSRQRQMILPDLKAEERDGFEKVWHQLRVMIHIQSEYSLTSRRVRGDYLMRKLNTMSNKMISVSNFDEIRELLDLELRQYNVDVCGISLLNPGAPVDEYSLEYFYSKTEGKINLPLKYKGSVLIPSELKYVWEKGTLLFRPLVTTDYYWGIIFFVFKKELSVHDGVFIDALSFQTASSLKQIRLIEERNYAEKQLKKAYQGLETANKTLEHLSYKDELTGLYNRRGFMDLAGQVLETVRQDKSDLILLFGDLDGLKTINDQFGHNQGDHAIISISKIIRTASRESDIIARLGGDEFVAVFAGIPENFMQVLHQRLHKAEEELNLNDPQQYKISCSFGMVLYSENKNSSISELMSLADQKLYQEKIRKTAQL; translated from the coding sequence TTGACAATCACTTTGCTAATACCACATATTTCCTACCCTCTTGGTAAAACTCTTTTAGATGGAGTGCGCACAATTGCTGAATCTAATGGCGATCGGGTTGTAAGTTTACTGGGCAGTGATGTTCGTGGAAATATACAATATAAACTTTATAATCTGGCTTCTAATAAGGATGTGGATGGGCTCATTGTCTACGGTGGAGGGTTGGGACAATTCATTTCAGAAGAAAAAGTCAGAAGTTTTTTGAATCAGTTTTCTTCTAAACCCCTGATAAATATTGCTTATCGGGTCAAAGGTCATCATAACCTGGGTATTGATAATTATCAGGGTATGAAAGAGATGGTTTTGCATCTGATTGAAGAACACGGACACTCCCGCATTGCGTATATTCATGGACCCGAAACTCATCCCGAGGCAGTTGACAGGATTAGAGGTTATAAGGACGCCTTGTTGGAGCATCACATTCTTTATGACCAGGATTTAATAATAAAAGGTGATTTTACTCCTGAGTCAGGATATTTAGCTGCCGGAGAAATATATAAGTTATTAAAAGATTCAAGGATAAGCGCTGCTGCCTTCAGCTGTGATACCATGGCATCGGCTGCTGTGATGGAACTGAACAGGCTGGGAGTCTCACTTCCCAATGATCTGGCGCTCACTGGTTTTGATAATTCAGATGACGCGATCTCTATACAACCCGGAATCACAACTCAGGACCAGCAGATTCATAAATTGGGTCAGGAAGCCTATACAAATCTCATACGCCTTATTCAGGGAGACGTCCTTCCTGAAGACATTGTGTTACCGGTAAAACCTGTATTCAGAGAGTCCTGCGGCTGTATTCCTGATATGATTGTGAATGTCAGTTTAAATACAATTGATAAGACCATGAAAAAGGAGATCCTTCCATTACATCCTTTTTTACTTTCTAAAAGTAGTAGTGAAGAAAAAGATTTTCTCATCAAACAAATGTTCCGGGATATTAAAAATGACAGCGATCATTGTTTTATTGAGTCAATGTTTAAATATAAACCACTGATGGATCAATTCAGGGATCAGCAGTTTCAGGGATTTTCAACCAGAAAAATGCAGGACTTTTTATCAAGACAGCGGCAAATGATCCTTCCTGATTTAAAAGCTGAAGAGAGAGACGGTTTTGAGAAGGTCTGGCATCAGTTGAGGGTCATGATTCATATACAGTCCGAATATTCTCTTACCAGTAGAAGAGTGAGGGGGGATTATCTGATGCGGAAATTGAATACCATGTCCAACAAAATGATCAGTGTTTCAAATTTTGATGAAATCAGAGAGCTCCTTGACCTGGAATTAAGGCAGTATAATGTAGATGTCTGCGGTATTTCTTTATTGAACCCGGGGGCTCCTGTGGATGAATATTCTCTCGAATATTTTTATTCCAAAACAGAGGGGAAAATCAATTTACCTCTCAAATATAAGGGATCTGTTTTGATTCCTTCAGAACTGAAGTATGTCTGGGAAAAAGGTACTCTTCTATTCAGGCCTCTTGTTACCACAGATTATTATTGGGGTATTATATTTTTTGTTTTCAAAAAAGAGTTATCAGTCCATGATGGAGTCTTTATTGATGCATTGAGCTTTCAAACAGCCTCTTCCTTAAAACAGATCCGTTTAATTGAAGAGAGAAATTATGCAGAAAAACAGTTGAAAAAAGCCTATCAGGGCCTGGAAACAGCCAATAAGACGCTGGAGCACTTATCCTACAAGGATGAACTGACAGGCCTATATAATCGTCGTGGATTTATGGATCTGGCAGGACAGGTTCTGGAAACCGTACGCCAGGATAAAAGTGATCTGATTCTCCTTTTTGGAGATTTGGACGGATTAAAAACAATCAACGATCAATTTGGCCATAATCAGGGAGATCATGCCATTATTTCTATCAGTAAAATAATTAGAACTGCTTCAAGAGAAAGTGATATCATTGCCCGGCTGGGGGGAGATGAGTTTGTGGCTGTATTTGCCGGGATTCCGGAAAACTTTATGCAGGTTCTTCATCAGAGGCTCCACAAGGCTGAAGAAGAACTGAATCTAAATGATCCCCAGCAATATAAAATTTCCTGTAGTTTCGGTATGGTCCTGTATAGTGAGAATAAGAACTCTTCAATATCAGAACTCATGTCACTGGCAGATCAAAAACTATATCAGGAAAAGATCAGAAAAACAGCACAGCTCTGA
- a CDS encoding pyridoxal phosphate-dependent aminotransferase encodes MRRNIVWEGADQLHYEIREIVGTAHKLEELGVEVIYENIGDPVQKGEEIAPWIRDIITGLASDSKSYAYTATEGDLNTRKFLADLVNKRGGCEITANDLIFFNGLGDAVSTVFAFLKREARVIGPSPAYSTLSSAEAAHSGYNHMTYTLDPEKNWMPDLDDLEKKVRYNDSIAGILLINPDNPTGAVYPTEVLKQIVDIARRYDLFVISDETYAHIVYNGGKTCHLSEVIGEVPGIAMRSISKEYPWPGGRCGWLEVFNRHRDANFDSFIQTLINAKRLEVCSTTLPQLSIPLVMGDPRYIPHLEGRAAIFAERAVEAVDILNKVPGIRVNLPRGAFYLTVLIDPESLTNWKTLEMPPLVEEFLREPMSRAAPDKKLVYNLLGATGLCTVPLSGFCTDLPGFRVTLLENDDEKRLKIWHTLAESLTSMLSS; translated from the coding sequence ATGCGCAGGAACATCGTTTGGGAGGGAGCCGATCAGCTCCATTACGAAATCCGTGAAATTGTGGGAACAGCTCACAAGCTGGAAGAACTGGGTGTCGAGGTCATATATGAAAATATCGGTGACCCCGTTCAGAAAGGAGAAGAAATTGCTCCCTGGATACGGGATATCATCACTGGTTTGGCCTCTGACAGTAAGAGTTATGCCTACACGGCCACAGAAGGGGACCTCAATACCAGGAAATTTCTGGCAGACCTTGTGAACAAAAGGGGAGGCTGTGAAATAACGGCGAATGATCTCATTTTTTTTAACGGTCTGGGAGATGCTGTGTCGACAGTCTTTGCCTTCCTGAAAAGAGAGGCACGGGTCATCGGACCCTCGCCGGCCTATTCCACCCTGTCTTCTGCTGAGGCTGCCCACTCAGGATACAATCATATGACCTATACCCTGGATCCTGAGAAGAACTGGATGCCCGATCTGGATGATCTGGAAAAGAAGGTCCGCTACAATGACTCAATTGCCGGTATCCTCCTCATCAATCCAGATAATCCTACCGGGGCTGTCTACCCGACAGAAGTCCTGAAGCAGATTGTGGACATCGCCCGGCGGTATGATCTTTTTGTCATCAGCGATGAAACCTATGCCCATATTGTCTACAACGGAGGGAAGACCTGTCATCTCAGCGAAGTGATCGGCGAAGTCCCTGGAATAGCCATGCGCAGCATCAGCAAAGAGTACCCCTGGCCGGGGGGACGCTGCGGTTGGCTCGAGGTTTTCAATCGCCACAGAGACGCCAATTTTGACAGTTTTATACAGACTCTGATTAATGCAAAACGCCTGGAAGTTTGTTCTACCACCCTGCCTCAATTATCCATCCCACTGGTTATGGGTGATCCCCGGTATATTCCACATCTGGAAGGTCGAGCCGCCATTTTTGCTGAAAGAGCCGTTGAGGCCGTGGATATCCTGAACAAGGTCCCGGGAATCAGGGTTAATCTGCCCCGGGGGGCTTTTTATCTGACTGTTCTTATCGATCCCGAGTCTCTGACGAATTGGAAAACACTGGAAATGCCTCCTCTTGTAGAAGAATTTTTAAGGGAACCGATGTCCAGAGCCGCTCCGGATAAGAAACTAGTTTATAATCTGCTTGGTGCCACAGGTCTCTGTACAGTTCCTCTCAGCGGTTTTTGTACAGATCTGCCTGGTTTCAGAGTGACCCTTCTGGAGAATGATGATGAAAAACGTCTCAAAATATGGCATACCCTTGCTGAATCTTTGACCAGCATGCTTTCAAGCTGA
- a CDS encoding exodeoxyribonuclease III, giving the protein MTKIVSWNVNGIRAVEGKGLFKWMDEFTENGYTDTFRVFHKEPEQYSWWSYRMKARDRNVGWRLDYFCVNDDFLDQVEDSLIHQEILGSDHCPVELIIK; this is encoded by the coding sequence ATGACTAAAATTGTATCCTGGAATGTGAATGGAATCAGGGCTGTCGAGGGTAAGGGTCTCTTTAAATGGATGGACGAGTTTACTGAAAACGGCTATACCGACACCTTCAGGGTTTTTCATAAGGAGCCGGAACAGTACAGCTGGTGGTCCTACAGAATGAAAGCAAGAGACAGGAATGTGGGGTGGCGTCTGGATTACTTTTGTGTCAATGACGATTTTCTGGATCAGGTGGAAGACAGTCTGATTCATCAGGAAATCCTGGGAAGCGATCACTGTCCCGTTGAATTGATTATAAAATAA